The stretch of DNA CCCCTATGAACCCTTCGGGTTTGTTTTGTAGTAAGAGGTCAAAGTTTTTATTCAGCAGCGACTGAAATTCTTCCTGTCCCCTTTTAGGGGCCTCCTCTCCGTAAGCTTTGGGATGCTCCGGATAGGCAGCATAAAAATCTCTGCGGTGAATGGCTTTTACAGCCTTATCCACAATGGACTGGTAAGTGTCAGTAAGCAGGGTCATACACTATGTAAATTTTGATTGACGATAAAACATGGCATTAAAAATAAGCAATCAGCCCCGTAAATCACTCTCCCGCCACTTATTCTTATGACAGAAAGTGTTCAGCAATGATTATAAACGCCTGAACTTAACCAGCTACTTATTATTTATTTAATAGCAAGACCTCTTATTTGGCAATATTCCACGGGTTATCCTATCTTTACAGGCGTTTACCAAACGATTGTTTGGTAAATACATCTTTTTAACCTAAATCCTTTTATCATGGAATTACCTTTTCATGGAATTTTTACAGCTTACCCGGCAGTGGCCGCAGCCGTAATCGTGGCGGCTATCCTGCTCATCGGTTATACCGGAGCACCCATGTGGACGCTGGCTGCCTTTATTTTCTTATATGGACTAGGTGCCCCGTTGTGGTTGCTTTCCATAGCTGCCATTGTTGTAGTGGTCTTTAATATCAAGCCGCTGCGGGCTCAACTGGTCTCCCGTCCATTAATGAATGCTCTCAAATCTGCCGGATTTCTGCCTACGATTTCCGAAACCGAACGTGTTGCCCTGGAGGCCGGAACCGTATGGGTTGACGGAGAATTTTTTTCCGGCAAACCCAATTTTAAAAAGATACTCAAAGAGTCATACCCCGACCTTACAGAAGAAGAGAGGGCTTTTCTGAACGGCCCCACCGAAGAATTGTGCCGTATGACTAACGACTGGCAAATCTTCAAAGAGCAGGACCTGCCGGCCGAAATATGGGATTTTCTTAAAAAAGAGCGGTTCTTTGGCATGGGTATTCCGAAAGAATACGGAGGACATGGCTTTTCTGCCAATGCCATGAATGCCGTCATTGCCAAAATTGGTACCCGATCCATTCCACTGTGCGTAGATGTAATGGTTCCCAACTCCCTGGGACCAGCCGAACTACTCACCCACTATGGAACTAAGGAACAAAAAGAATACTACTTACCGCGCCTGGCAAGGGGTGAGGAAATTCCCTGCTTTGCCTTGACTGAGCCCAATGCCGGTTCTGATGCCGCTTCTATATCCTCTTATGGTGAAGTTTTCAGAGGAGAAGACGGCAAACTTTACATCCGGCTCAACTGGAATAAACGTTATATCACCCTTGCCGCAGTATCTACTCTGCTGGGCCTTGCCTTTCAACTGCGTGACCCCGAAAATCTGCTGGGTAAAGGCACTTTCCCCGGCATCACCTGTGCTCTCATTCCTACCAACACACCGGGAGTTGTATTGGGCAGAAGGCACAATCCCCTCGGGGTGCCTTTTATCAATGCGCCTACTGAAGGACATGATGTAGTAGTATCGGTTGATCAAATTATTGGAGGACCTGCTCAGGCGGGTAATGGTTGGAAGATGTTGATGGAAACCCTTTCGGGCGGACGCGGCATCTTCCTGCCAGCTATGGGGAGAGGCGGTTCCAAGATGATCAGCCTTGCCGGAGGGGCCTATGCCATGGTACGCCAGCAGTTCAATACTCCCATTGGAAAGTTTGAAGGTATTGAAGAAATTCTCGGTCGTATCGGGGGCTATACCTATATCCTTGAAGCCCTGAGCCGATTCACCTGCGGAGCCCTGGACAAAGGCAAAAAGCCGGCAGTGATCTCGGCAATAGCTAAATACAATGCCACAGAGTTCAACCGCATCGTAGTAAATGATGCTATGGATATGATAGGCGGGGCAGGCATTGTTCTGGGCCCAAGAAATCTCATCGGTCACGGATATATCTCCCTCCCCATCGGCATAACAGTAGAAGGCTCAAACATTGTTACCCGTTCGCTTATCATATTCGGTCAGGGTTTAATACGCGGACATAAATATGCTGTAAGGGAGATGGAAGCCATCATGCAAAATGACGTTGCAGGCTTTGATGCCGCCTTC from Chitinophagales bacterium encodes:
- the fadE gene encoding acyl-CoA dehydrogenase codes for the protein MELPFHGIFTAYPAVAAAVIVAAILLIGYTGAPMWTLAAFIFLYGLGAPLWLLSIAAIVVVVFNIKPLRAQLVSRPLMNALKSAGFLPTISETERVALEAGTVWVDGEFFSGKPNFKKILKESYPDLTEEERAFLNGPTEELCRMTNDWQIFKEQDLPAEIWDFLKKERFFGMGIPKEYGGHGFSANAMNAVIAKIGTRSIPLCVDVMVPNSLGPAELLTHYGTKEQKEYYLPRLARGEEIPCFALTEPNAGSDAASISSYGEVFRGEDGKLYIRLNWNKRYITLAAVSTLLGLAFQLRDPENLLGKGTFPGITCALIPTNTPGVVLGRRHNPLGVPFINAPTEGHDVVVSVDQIIGGPAQAGNGWKMLMETLSGGRGIFLPAMGRGGSKMISLAGGAYAMVRQQFNTPIGKFEGIEEILGRIGGYTYILEALSRFTCGALDKGKKPAVISAIAKYNATEFNRIVVNDAMDMIGGAGIVLGPRNLIGHGYISLPIGITVEGSNIVTRSLIIFGQGLIRGHKYAVREMEAIMQNDVAGFDAAFWGHINMTVRNGFRSAMLSLTRGYLAGSPVSGPTAKYYRRLSWASATFAFMSDVALATLGGRLKMAEKLSGYFADALSWQYLAVCALRRFEAEGRKKEDLPFVKWACEQALYKIQDAFDKIFNNFPVPGLSAILGGPVALWSRINPLGVRPSDKLGHQIAEALLNPGPVRESLKEGVYLPKEPHEPLAQLEEAFRLVHESMDVYNKIRKAVKAKKLKKGRAKELLNDALEAKIINQAEYDLILKTEKLRNEVIRVDSFPLEEMPVNLPVVTAPPASRKQTAAT